One genomic window of Arcobacter lacus includes the following:
- a CDS encoding 2Fe-2S iron-sulfur cluster-binding protein has product MAEVVNITINGVQMQATKGSLLIDKLLDENIHIPHFCYHQALGKDGNCRMCMVEIEGQKRPQIACDTPVKDGMIVRTKGQNIEKVRRDILELELINHPIDCPTCDQAGECKLQDYYMESGFYDSRVNLQAKNHARKRVDLGSNVMLDQERCVLCTRCVRFCSTITKTNELGVISRADHSVIGTFPGRPLNNPYAMNVVDLCPVGALTSKDFRFKQRVWFLESFDAICNGCSKACNIYVDHRKEKYKDDVIYRFRPRVNRAINGWFMCDEGRLSYTKENENRFETPLINKNESDMNSVNASIFKELSTNKNILILLSPSLSYEEILNTKNLASKLNISVSGYSPNTIDENFGDDYLRNSDRSANRASFKELEIDETKEFFEEKLNNSSLVVIIENSYFENNLKLLENKKVISFFSHHCLTIGYSNIAVPVASFYEKTGTYINCDGIKQKVVSKMNKNEPIKTITTIIEDLKSMIEKGTL; this is encoded by the coding sequence ATGGCTGAAGTTGTTAATATTACAATTAATGGTGTTCAAATGCAGGCTACCAAAGGTAGTTTGCTTATTGATAAATTATTAGATGAAAATATTCATATCCCTCACTTTTGTTATCATCAAGCGTTGGGAAAAGATGGAAATTGTAGAATGTGTATGGTTGAGATTGAAGGTCAAAAAAGACCACAAATCGCTTGTGATACACCTGTGAAAGATGGAATGATAGTAAGAACAAAAGGTCAAAATATTGAAAAAGTTAGACGAGATATTTTAGAACTTGAACTTATAAATCACCCAATTGACTGTCCTACATGTGATCAAGCAGGGGAATGTAAATTACAAGACTACTATATGGAATCAGGATTTTATGATTCAAGAGTAAATCTTCAAGCAAAAAATCATGCAAGAAAAAGAGTAGATCTTGGTTCTAATGTAATGCTAGATCAAGAAAGATGTGTACTTTGTACAAGATGTGTAAGATTCTGTTCAACTATAACAAAAACAAATGAGCTTGGAGTTATAAGTAGAGCAGATCATTCTGTTATTGGAACTTTTCCAGGTCGTCCTTTAAATAATCCGTATGCTATGAATGTTGTTGATTTATGTCCAGTAGGTGCATTAACAAGCAAAGATTTCAGATTTAAACAAAGAGTTTGGTTTTTAGAAAGTTTTGATGCAATCTGTAATGGCTGTTCTAAAGCATGTAATATTTATGTTGATCATCGAAAAGAAAAATATAAAGACGATGTAATTTATAGATTTAGACCTAGAGTAAATAGAGCTATTAATGGTTGGTTTATGTGTGATGAGGGAAGATTATCTTATACAAAAGAGAATGAAAATAGATTTGAAACTCCTCTAATTAACAAAAATGAATCAGATATGAATAGCGTAAATGCTTCTATTTTTAAAGAGTTATCAACAAATAAAAATATTTTAATTTTACTAAGTCCAAGTCTTTCTTATGAAGAGATATTAAATACTAAAAATCTAGCTTCAAAATTAAATATTTCTGTTAGTGGATATTCTCCAAATACAATTGATGAAAATTTTGGAGATGATTATTTAAGAAATAGTGATAGAAGTGCAAATAGAGCTTCATTTAAAGAGTTAGAAATTGATGAAACTAAAGAATTTTTTGAAGAAAAATTAAATAATTCTTCTTTGGTTGTTATAATTGAAAATAGTTATTTTGAAAATAATCTAAAACTTCTTGAAAATAAAAAAGTTATCTCTTTCTTTAGTCATCATTGTTTAACAATTGGTTATTCAAATATAGCCGTTCCTGTTGCATCTTTTTATGAAAAAACTGGAACATATATAAATTGTGATGGAATTAAACAAAAAGTGGTTTCAAAAATGAATAAAAATGAACCAATAAAAACTATAACAACAATAATAGAAGATTTAAAATCAATGATTGAGAAGGGAACTCTATGA
- a CDS encoding complex I subunit 1/NuoH family protein: protein MSDIIIILVNIILAVVLAVGLTPLWVWWERRICGFIQDRSGPNRCNIGPMRLGGLIQALADMLKLVFKEDFTPSHIKHKFFFTIAPVIVFLCSFLTFAVVPYADVLVIDDKSHIMQAIPNQLGIMWFIAFAGLSVYGIILGGYSSENKYGLLGSIRASAQVISYEAAMGLAIISMIISYGSIHLTDMVNAQSGTYLGIIPMWGIFIQPLAAIIFIVCSFAETNRAPFDLAEGESEIVAGYHTEYSAMKFGLFQVGEYAAMSASSAIIVTLFFGGYQIPWMDTQTIQANINYVILAIIILLPIKIFIFTKWMKKNNKAIGEDKSRLKETKILTVLFWSICIIVVGFLISFLVNGLGTNGVNIATAVIQIGTFLIKFFMMVFVYMWVRWTVLRFRYDQLQMLGWKVLIPLALLNIVITAIIVVVGN from the coding sequence ATGAGTGATATAATTATAATTCTTGTAAATATTATTCTAGCCGTAGTTCTTGCAGTTGGACTAACTCCTCTTTGGGTTTGGTGGGAAAGAAGAATCTGTGGTTTTATTCAAGATAGAAGTGGTCCAAATAGATGTAATATTGGACCAATGAGATTAGGTGGGCTTATTCAAGCTCTTGCAGATATGCTTAAACTTGTGTTTAAAGAAGATTTCACTCCTTCTCATATAAAACATAAGTTTTTCTTTACAATAGCTCCTGTTATTGTATTTTTATGTTCTTTTTTAACTTTTGCAGTAGTTCCTTATGCAGATGTTTTAGTAATAGATGATAAATCTCATATTATGCAAGCAATTCCAAACCAATTAGGTATTATGTGGTTTATTGCATTTGCAGGACTTAGTGTTTATGGAATAATTTTAGGTGGATATTCATCTGAAAACAAATATGGTCTTCTAGGTTCAATTAGAGCTTCAGCACAAGTTATTTCTTATGAAGCTGCTATGGGATTAGCAATTATTTCTATGATTATCTCTTATGGTTCAATTCATTTAACAGATATGGTAAATGCTCAAAGTGGAACTTATTTAGGAATTATTCCAATGTGGGGAATTTTTATTCAACCACTAGCTGCTATTATCTTTATTGTTTGTTCTTTTGCAGAAACAAATAGAGCTCCTTTTGACTTAGCAGAAGGTGAATCTGAAATTGTTGCAGGTTATCATACAGAGTATAGTGCTATGAAATTTGGTCTTTTCCAAGTTGGAGAATATGCAGCTATGAGTGCATCAAGTGCAATCATTGTAACTTTATTCTTTGGTGGATATCAAATTCCTTGGATGGATACACAAACAATTCAAGCAAATATCAATTACGTAATTTTAGCGATTATTATTTTACTTCCAATTAAAATATTCATCTTTACAAAATGGATGAAAAAGAATAATAAAGCTATCGGTGAAGATAAATCAAGATTAAAAGAGACAAAGATATTAACTGTTTTATTTTGGTCAATTTGTATAATCGTTGTAGGTTTCTTAATCTCTTTTTTAGTTAATGGACTTGGAACAAATGGTGTAAATATAGCAACTGCTGTTATTCAAATTGGAACTTTTTTAATTAAGTTTTTTATGATGGTTTTTGTTTATATGTGGGTTAGATGGACTGTTTTAAGATTTAGATATGATCAATTACAAATGTTGGGTTGGAAAGTTTTAATTCCGTTAGCTCTTTTAAATATCGTAATAACTGCGATTATAGTTGTTGTAGGAAATTAA
- a CDS encoding NuoI/complex I 23 kDa subunit family protein translates to MGIKVVQRHGKSFKDRLYLPGIAGGMKTTFKHFVKNLKDVESINTLQYPEVQPTDITDRYRGVHRLTKFDDGSEKCVACFMCATACPAECIFIEAEERFDEHNEKRPKEFKIDLLECVFCGYCVEACPCDAIRMDTGIFSFTASKREDFVLDKKALMANERSKDLK, encoded by the coding sequence ATGGGAATAAAAGTAGTACAAAGACACGGTAAATCGTTTAAAGATAGATTATATTTACCTGGTATTGCAGGTGGAATGAAAACAACTTTTAAACATTTTGTTAAAAATTTAAAAGATGTAGAAAGTATCAATACTTTACAATATCCAGAAGTTCAACCAACAGATATTACTGATAGATATAGAGGTGTTCATAGACTTACAAAGTTTGATGATGGTAGTGAAAAATGTGTAGCTTGTTTTATGTGTGCAACTGCATGTCCAGCTGAATGTATCTTTATTGAAGCTGAAGAAAGATTCGATGAACACAATGAGAAAAGACCTAAAGAGTTTAAAATCGATTTATTAGAGTGCGTATTCTGTGGATATTGTGTTGAAGCTTGTCCTTGTGATGCGATTAGAATGGATACAGGAATTTTTTCATTTACAGCGTCAAAAAGAGAAGATTTTGTATTAGACAAAAAAGCTTTAATGGCTAATGAAAGATCAAAGGATTTAAAATAA
- a CDS encoding NADH-quinone oxidoreductase subunit J family protein has product MVDLIFIALAFFAITGAIAMIVYKNPMFSALGVLITMLSVAGMFALLNATFLFLVQIIVYAGAIMTLILFILMFLNIKEEDLPHEPNKYKLIALGAVIMIPLNVLVLKAVSNLPEKDFNIAQGDFGDIKPVGIELYNHWIVSFELISILLLIALVGSVVLAKKRKSKIISKED; this is encoded by the coding sequence ATGGTTGATTTAATATTTATTGCTTTAGCATTTTTTGCAATCACTGGTGCTATTGCTATGATTGTATATAAAAATCCAATGTTTAGTGCATTAGGTGTATTAATTACAATGTTAAGTGTTGCAGGTATGTTCGCACTTTTAAATGCAACTTTCTTATTTTTAGTTCAAATTATAGTTTATGCTGGTGCAATTATGACTTTAATTCTTTTTATTTTAATGTTCTTAAATATTAAAGAAGAAGATTTACCACATGAACCAAATAAATATAAGTTAATAGCACTTGGTGCTGTTATTATGATTCCTTTGAATGTTTTAGTTTTAAAAGCAGTTTCAAATCTTCCTGAAAAAGATTTCAATATAGCTCAAGGTGATTTTGGAGATATAAAACCTGTTGGAATAGAACTTTATAATCATTGGATTGTTTCATTTGAATTAATATCAATTTTACTTTTAATTGCACTTGTTGGATCAGTTGTTCTTGCAAAAAAAAGAAAATCTAAAATTATAAGCAAGGAGGACTAA
- the nuoK gene encoding NADH-quinone oxidoreductase subunit NuoK has protein sequence MVSLTSYAFVSMMLFSIGAIGVIARKNIFVIYMSIEMMLNGINLFLITFARYHFNIDPQIITVMVISIAAAEAAIFLSVIILLFRSKKSLNTDVFTSLTQGEN, from the coding sequence ATGGTATCACTTACTTCTTATGCCTTTGTTTCAATGATGTTATTCTCAATCGGAGCAATAGGTGTTATAGCAAGAAAAAATATTTTTGTTATATATATGTCAATTGAAATGATGCTAAATGGTATAAACCTATTTTTAATAACATTTGCTAGATATCATTTTAATATTGACCCTCAAATTATTACAGTTATGGTTATTTCAATTGCTGCTGCTGAAGCTGCGATTTTCTTATCAGTAATAATTTTATTATTTAGATCAAAAAAATCTTTAAACACAGATGTATTTACATCTCTAACTCAAGGAGAAAACTAA